A DNA window from Leptolyngbya sp. KIOST-1 contains the following coding sequences:
- the psb30 gene encoding photosystem II reaction center protein Ycf12/Psb30, protein MSFVSGFLNSINFELIAQLTMLGMIVIAGPAIVFLLFLRGGDL, encoded by the coding sequence ATGAGCTTTGTAAGTGGTTTTTTGAACAGTATTAACTTTGAGCTGATTGCCCAGTTGACCATGCTCGGCATGATTGTCATCGCCGGCCCGGCGATTGTGTTTCTGCTGTTTCTGCGCGGCGGTGACCTCTAA
- a CDS encoding lysophospholipid acyltransferase family protein, whose translation MLTPLAYLLGQRLVVPSYFGAITITGQERVPTAGPVILAPTHRARWDSILLPFATGRPVTGRDLRFMVTADEVKGVQGWFIRRLGGFAVNVRRPTVASLRYGIDLLLAGEMLVIYPEGGIRREDRIHGLKPGLARLAVQAEAAKSDLGLQVLPVDIFYGETYPGWRCPAQIHIGEPLRVQGYLNGQDAPEALKSGAQQLTQDLQAQLEAMVAHRQGMTSANSPR comes from the coding sequence ATGCTGACGCCGTTGGCCTATTTGCTGGGGCAGCGGCTGGTCGTGCCATCGTACTTTGGGGCGATCACAATTACCGGCCAGGAGCGGGTACCCACCGCTGGGCCTGTGATCTTAGCGCCCACCCATCGAGCCCGCTGGGACTCCATCCTGCTGCCCTTTGCCACCGGGCGACCCGTCACCGGGCGAGACCTGCGCTTCATGGTCACTGCCGACGAGGTCAAGGGTGTACAGGGCTGGTTTATTCGTCGGTTGGGCGGGTTTGCCGTCAACGTGCGGCGGCCTACGGTGGCCAGCCTGCGCTACGGCATTGACCTGCTGCTAGCGGGGGAAATGCTGGTGATCTACCCGGAGGGAGGAATTCGCCGCGAAGACCGGATTCACGGGTTGAAGCCCGGCCTAGCCCGTCTGGCCGTTCAGGCTGAGGCCGCCAAATCTGACCTGGGGCTGCAGGTGCTGCCTGTCGATATTTTCTACGGTGAGACCTATCCAGGCTGGCGCTGCCCAGCACAAATACACATTGGCGAACCCCTGCGAGTCCAGGGGTATCTCAATGGGCAAGATGCCCCCGAGGCGCTCAAGTCCGGGGCGCAGCAGCTGACCCAAGATCTCCAGGCTCAGCTAGAGGCCATGGTGGCTCACCGCCAAGGAATGACCTCCGCCAATTCGCCCAGGTAG
- a CDS encoding TMEM165/GDT1 family protein — MDWNLLALSFTAVFISELGDKSQLAAIALGGSSSSPRAVFLGTAAALLLASLLGVIVGEGTAQILPERLIKAVAAVGFALLAVRLLWPGEKAE; from the coding sequence ATGGACTGGAACCTCCTCGCCCTCAGCTTTACCGCCGTGTTCATCTCCGAACTGGGGGATAAAAGTCAGCTGGCCGCGATCGCCCTGGGGGGTAGCTCCAGTTCTCCCCGCGCCGTATTCCTGGGCACCGCCGCCGCCCTCCTGTTGGCCAGCCTGCTGGGGGTCATCGTTGGGGAAGGCACCGCCCAAATTCTGCCCGAGCGCCTGATCAAAGCCGTAGCGGCGGTTGGGTTTGCGCTGCTGGCCGTCCGGCTACTGTGGCCAGGGGAAAAGGCCGAGTGA
- a CDS encoding YkgJ family cysteine cluster protein: MATWQCVKTCGACCFLAPDERPDLESYLDPDQLALYLSMVGEDGWCIHYNKGDRLCAIYPERPTFCRVTFSTFETMFGVTADQLDDFAIDCCQEHIADIYGDESPEMERFNRAVGVDE; the protein is encoded by the coding sequence ATGGCCACCTGGCAATGTGTGAAAACCTGCGGCGCTTGCTGCTTTCTGGCCCCCGACGAGCGCCCTGACCTGGAGTCGTACCTCGATCCCGACCAGCTGGCCCTCTACCTCAGCATGGTGGGCGAAGACGGCTGGTGCATCCACTACAACAAGGGCGATCGCCTCTGCGCCATCTACCCAGAGCGACCCACCTTTTGCCGAGTCACCTTTAGTACCTTCGAGACCATGTTTGGCGTTACCGCCGATCAGCTAGACGACTTTGCCATCGACTGCTGTCAGGAGCACATTGCCGATATCTATGGCGACGAAAGCCCGGAGATGGAGCGGTTTAACCGGGCGGTGGGGGTGGATGAGTAG
- a CDS encoding YciI family protein yields the protein MAKYVMWGTYCENVLEKRAPFRAEHLQGLQQQKDSGTLIALGPTMDNTKVFGIYEAEDEATVRQLVEGDPYWQHGIWTGYEVHAWNQVF from the coding sequence ATGGCAAAGTACGTCATGTGGGGCACTTACTGCGAAAATGTGCTCGAAAAGCGTGCTCCATTCCGGGCAGAGCACCTGCAGGGGTTGCAGCAGCAGAAAGACAGCGGGACGCTCATCGCCCTTGGCCCCACCATGGACAACACAAAAGTCTTTGGTATTTACGAAGCCGAGGACGAAGCGACGGTGCGCCAATTGGTGGAAGGCGATCCCTACTGGCAGCACGGCATCTGGACCGGCTACGAGGTTCATGCCTGGAATCAGGTGTTCTAG
- the tadA gene encoding tRNA adenosine(34) deaminase TadA, translating to MPDDIPPIDQEDAPDLRHRRWMRRAIELAEMAGNAGDVPVGAVVVGPGDVVLAEAGNRREQDQDPTAHAEVLALREAARQLGNWHLNDCTLYVTLEPCPMCAGAIILSRLGLLVYGTPDPKTGAVRSVLNLPDAPTSNHRLAVVTGILADPCREQLQRWFQQRRQAHRRKTASHDAMTPGELS from the coding sequence ATGCCCGACGACATTCCGCCCATTGACCAGGAGGACGCACCCGACCTGCGCCATCGCCGTTGGATGCGGCGGGCGATCGAGCTGGCTGAAATGGCCGGGAACGCAGGCGATGTGCCCGTGGGTGCCGTGGTGGTAGGCCCCGGCGACGTGGTGCTGGCCGAAGCGGGCAATCGTCGCGAGCAGGACCAGGACCCCACCGCCCATGCCGAAGTGCTGGCCCTGCGCGAGGCGGCCCGCCAGTTGGGTAACTGGCATCTCAACGACTGTACGCTCTACGTCACCCTAGAGCCCTGCCCCATGTGCGCCGGAGCAATTATTCTGAGCCGCCTGGGGCTGCTGGTGTACGGCACTCCCGACCCCAAAACCGGAGCGGTGCGATCGGTGCTCAACCTGCCGGATGCCCCCACCTCCAACCATCGGTTGGCGGTGGTGACCGGCATTCTGGCCGACCCCTGCCGCGAGCAGCTACAGCGGTGGTTTCAGCAGCGTCGTCAGGCCCACCGCCGCAAAACGGCCTCCCATGACGCCATGACACCGGGTGAACTGTCCTGA
- a CDS encoding helix-turn-helix domain-containing protein, with the protein MAKLAPTQIEQLQSIGAYLRQVRQEQGLSIDMLANQIFIRPALLQALETGQEAALPEPVFIQGFIRRYAEALGLDGQSIAKEFRVTPVDVLPIPAPLEPVASNGFVEQPEVYSSPPAMESRPRVVEKRSAPRSPLPLLLGLGALALVLGLGLWALLGRSSVTPQANSPGTSAPTEAPTTDADAPDGDAEAGADSPEASDNSPSVPLEAPVVVSANLSDRAWLSVVADGQNVYEGIAESGFEETWTAQASLVFRTGNAGGVELSVNGDRAVVLGNSGVVRTLTITPNSGAETLQTP; encoded by the coding sequence GTGGCTAAGTTAGCTCCTACCCAAATCGAGCAGCTCCAAAGTATCGGGGCGTATCTGCGCCAGGTGCGGCAAGAGCAGGGGTTGTCCATTGACATGCTGGCCAACCAAATTTTTATCCGTCCGGCCCTGCTACAGGCGCTGGAGACGGGGCAAGAGGCCGCGCTCCCCGAACCAGTCTTCATCCAGGGGTTTATTCGGCGTTACGCCGAAGCCCTCGGCCTGGACGGCCAGAGCATCGCTAAGGAATTTCGGGTCACGCCTGTCGATGTGCTGCCCATCCCAGCACCCCTTGAACCGGTTGCCAGCAATGGCTTCGTCGAACAGCCCGAGGTTTACTCCAGCCCCCCAGCGATGGAGAGTCGGCCTCGGGTCGTTGAAAAACGGTCTGCACCGCGATCGCCGCTGCCGCTGCTGCTGGGTCTGGGGGCCCTGGCGCTGGTGCTGGGGTTGGGGCTGTGGGCGCTCTTGGGTCGCAGTAGCGTGACCCCCCAGGCCAACAGCCCGGGCACCAGCGCACCAACCGAGGCCCCGACTACTGACGCTGATGCACCCGACGGGGATGCCGAGGCTGGCGCTGATTCTCCGGAGGCATCAGACAACAGTCCCAGCGTGCCCCTGGAGGCTCCGGTGGTCGTTAGCGCTAACCTGAGCGATCGCGCCTGGCTGAGCGTTGTTGCCGATGGCCAAAACGTCTACGAGGGCATTGCCGAGAGCGGCTTTGAGGAAACCTGGACGGCCCAAGCCAGTCTGGTGTTTAGAACCGGCAACGCAGGCGGGGTAGAGCTGTCGGTCAATGGCGATCGGGCGGTGGTCTTGGGCAACTCCGGGGTGGTTAGAACCCTGACCATCACCCCCAACTCTGGGGCAGAGACGCTCCAGACACCCTAA
- a CDS encoding L-lactate dehydrogenase, protein MFDSLFTTNPLPNLHIDPLRPLKGVIVGAGQVGLACAYALMIQNVLDELVLVDINQEKLIGEVMDLEQGMSFVEPTLITAGTMADGAGADVVIITAGAAQKEGETRLDLVQKNVEILKKLIPDIVTHCPDAILLLVSNPVDVLTYAAWKLSGLSQARVFGSGTVLDTGRFRYLLSRRLGIDSRSLHAYIVGEHGDSEVPLWSHANVCGTPIYFDSMSAAEREAMDDIFQQTKNAAYEIIRRKGYTNYAVGLAVTQIVQSIVRDQNRVLTVSCMADEIFGVSDVCLSLPAVVGRFGVTRRLNLALNQREQELLQQSAQTLRAVIDQIKF, encoded by the coding sequence ATGTTTGATAGCCTTTTTACTACCAATCCGCTGCCCAACCTCCACATTGACCCACTGCGGCCTTTGAAGGGAGTGATTGTGGGGGCAGGGCAGGTAGGCCTGGCCTGTGCCTACGCCCTGATGATCCAGAATGTGTTGGATGAGCTGGTGCTGGTCGACATCAACCAGGAAAAGCTGATCGGCGAGGTGATGGATCTTGAGCAGGGCATGTCGTTTGTGGAGCCGACGCTGATCACAGCGGGTACGATGGCCGATGGCGCCGGAGCCGATGTGGTAATCATCACCGCCGGAGCAGCCCAAAAGGAAGGAGAAACTCGGCTGGATCTGGTGCAGAAGAACGTCGAGATTCTCAAAAAGCTGATCCCCGATATTGTGACCCATTGCCCGGACGCCATCCTGCTGCTGGTGTCTAATCCCGTGGACGTGCTCACCTACGCCGCCTGGAAGCTATCGGGGCTGTCTCAGGCGCGGGTGTTCGGCTCAGGTACGGTGCTGGATACGGGGCGGTTTCGGTACCTGCTCTCCCGTCGGTTGGGCATCGATTCGCGCAGCCTGCACGCCTACATCGTTGGTGAACATGGCGACAGCGAAGTACCCCTCTGGAGCCATGCCAATGTCTGTGGAACCCCGATTTACTTCGACAGCATGTCCGCCGCTGAGCGAGAGGCGATGGACGACATTTTTCAGCAGACTAAGAATGCGGCCTACGAAATTATCCGCCGCAAAGGCTACACCAACTACGCTGTGGGCTTGGCGGTGACGCAAATTGTGCAGTCCATTGTTCGTGACCAGAACCGGGTGTTGACGGTGAGCTGTATGGCCGATGAGATCTTTGGCGTCAGCGATGTGTGCCTGAGTCTGCCCGCCGTAGTTGGACGGTTTGGGGTCACCCGTCGGCTTAACCTGGCGCTAAATCAGCGGGAGCAGGAGCTTTTGCAGCAGTCGGCCCAAACCCTGCGAGCCGTGATCGATCAGATTAAATTTTAG
- a CDS encoding IS1634 family transposase yields the protein MEIENLDHLGLVAALVDEIGLVELTDELLPPHPLNHISPGQVVKAMILNGLGFVSAPLYLFSEFFEGKPVEHLLGAGITAAHLNDDRLGRVLDQLFEYGTTLFFLNVAMQAARRFGVNVSQCHLDSTSFALDGEYPTVARAEGASEAEAPQAIEICRGYSRDHRPELKQFLVNLICSADGGVPVWFKVGSGNETDSQTFAGLMRAFAEQWQTPALMVADAAFYSEPNLQQVGSLPWLSRVPQTLKAAQTLVDSAPDSLSERPCDLDGYRLWEQRQRYAGVEQRWILVESPHRRESEDWLKPLEKQEKGLQRSLRQLCSQVFACKPDAMDALLRFQDSLTGYTLTQVALVSVAAKRPPGRPKRSQPSDSPTLGYQWQATLERTAEYEAQCQQRYRRFILATNVLDDDTYPAQRLLQEYKAQQHVERGFRFLKDPLFFTSSVFVKKPQRVEALALVMALTLLVYSLGQRKLRAQLAQADDTVLDQKQRPTRNPTFRWILQKFQAIHLVSIGSSQQVSNLSEERNKIVRLMGFPACRYYLLN from the coding sequence TTGGAGATAGAGAATCTAGATCACTTAGGATTAGTGGCCGCCTTAGTCGATGAGATCGGGCTGGTCGAGCTAACCGACGAGCTTCTACCGCCCCATCCGTTGAACCACATCAGCCCAGGGCAAGTGGTGAAAGCGATGATACTCAATGGATTGGGGTTTGTCAGCGCGCCGCTGTACCTGTTTAGCGAGTTTTTTGAGGGCAAACCGGTCGAGCACCTGCTGGGCGCCGGTATTACAGCAGCGCACCTGAACGATGACCGTCTGGGCCGCGTGCTAGATCAGCTGTTTGAGTACGGGACGACGCTATTTTTCCTCAACGTGGCGATGCAGGCGGCACGCCGCTTTGGGGTGAATGTCTCCCAGTGCCATCTAGACTCGACCTCCTTTGCTCTCGATGGGGAGTATCCCACCGTAGCTAGGGCTGAAGGCGCATCAGAGGCTGAAGCCCCTCAAGCGATTGAGATCTGTCGGGGCTATTCGCGAGACCACCGGCCCGAGTTGAAACAGTTTTTGGTCAACTTGATCTGTAGTGCCGACGGCGGTGTACCGGTGTGGTTCAAGGTCGGCAGTGGCAATGAGACCGATAGCCAAACCTTTGCAGGGCTGATGCGAGCCTTTGCCGAGCAGTGGCAGACGCCCGCTTTGATGGTGGCCGATGCGGCGTTCTACAGTGAACCCAACCTCCAGCAGGTGGGGAGTTTGCCCTGGTTGAGCCGAGTGCCACAAACCCTCAAAGCGGCTCAAACCCTGGTGGATAGCGCCCCCGATTCGCTGAGCGAGAGGCCCTGTGACCTCGACGGCTATCGGCTGTGGGAACAACGGCAGCGCTACGCTGGGGTGGAACAGCGCTGGATTCTGGTGGAAAGCCCGCACCGACGCGAGTCAGAGGATTGGCTCAAACCCCTCGAAAAGCAGGAAAAGGGGCTGCAACGGTCGTTGCGCCAACTCTGTAGCCAGGTGTTTGCCTGTAAGCCCGATGCCATGGATGCACTCCTGCGCTTTCAAGACTCCCTCACCGGCTACACCCTGACTCAGGTGGCGCTGGTCTCGGTCGCTGCTAAGCGTCCCCCCGGTCGGCCCAAGCGCTCTCAACCCTCAGACTCACCGACGTTAGGCTATCAATGGCAGGCGACCCTGGAACGCACCGCTGAGTATGAGGCCCAGTGCCAACAGCGCTATCGTCGCTTCATTCTGGCTACCAACGTCCTGGATGACGACACCTACCCGGCCCAGCGCCTGCTGCAAGAGTACAAAGCTCAGCAGCACGTTGAGCGCGGCTTTCGCTTTCTCAAAGACCCCCTCTTCTTCACCAGCAGTGTCTTTGTCAAAAAACCGCAGCGGGTTGAGGCCCTCGCCCTCGTCATGGCCTTGACGCTGCTGGTCTACAGTCTTGGCCAGCGCAAACTCAGAGCGCAGCTCGCCCAAGCCGATGACACGGTGCTCGACCAAAAGCAGCGCCCCACTCGCAATCCGACCTTTCGCTGGATTTTGCAGAAGTTTCAGGCCATTCACTTGGTCTCTATCGGCTCTTCTCAGCAGGTCAGCAACCTCTCAGAAGAACGCAACAAAATCGTTCGCCTTATGGGCTTCCCGGCCTGCCGGTACTATCTCCTAAATTAA
- the tatC gene encoding twin-arginine translocase subunit TatC, producing MTPPTELDTAAPQTASGAAGNPAVDLDEVPYDVEMSLFDHLEELRQRIFYSLIAVVLAIVACFWQVKPIVALLEVPAQGVKFLQLSPGEYFFVSFKVAGYSGLVAASPFILYQVVMFVLPGLTRRERRLIGPLVLGSSVLFFAGLMFAYVALIPAALNFFISYGADVVEQLWSIDRYFEFVLLLLFSTGLAFQIPILQMLLGLLGIVNSDQMLKGWRYVLLGAAVLGAVLTPSTDPVTQSLLAGAVLFLYFGGIGLVKAIGR from the coding sequence ATGACACCGCCCACCGAGCTTGACACCGCCGCTCCCCAGACGGCTTCCGGTGCCGCTGGAAACCCGGCGGTTGACCTCGACGAGGTACCCTACGATGTCGAGATGTCGCTGTTCGACCACCTGGAAGAGCTGAGACAGCGTATTTTTTACAGCCTGATTGCGGTGGTGCTGGCCATTGTGGCTTGCTTCTGGCAGGTGAAGCCGATTGTGGCCCTGCTGGAGGTGCCAGCCCAGGGGGTCAAGTTTTTACAGCTATCGCCGGGGGAGTATTTCTTTGTCTCCTTCAAGGTGGCAGGCTATAGCGGCCTGGTCGCCGCCAGTCCCTTTATTCTCTACCAGGTGGTCATGTTTGTACTGCCGGGGCTAACCCGGCGTGAGCGACGGCTGATTGGGCCTCTGGTGCTGGGGTCGAGCGTCTTGTTTTTTGCCGGGCTCATGTTTGCCTACGTCGCCTTGATCCCGGCGGCGCTCAACTTCTTCATCAGCTACGGGGCCGATGTGGTCGAGCAGCTGTGGTCGATCGATCGCTACTTTGAATTTGTGCTGCTGCTGCTGTTCAGTACCGGGTTGGCCTTTCAGATTCCAATTTTGCAGATGCTGCTGGGGCTGTTGGGCATTGTCAACTCCGACCAGATGCTGAAGGGCTGGCGCTACGTACTGCTGGGGGCGGCGGTGCTGGGGGCGGTGCTGACCCCCTCGACGGACCCGGTCACCCAGAGTCTGCTGGCGGGGGCGGTGTTGTTTCTCTACTTTGGCGGCATTGGTCTGGTCAAGGCGATTGGGCGATAG
- a CDS encoding TMEM165/GDT1 family protein, whose product MSISSPAPQPTATKPAETISRATFWRIFSSTFITIFLAELGDKTQVTTLLMSAQSQAPLVVFIGAGTALVTTSLIGVLLGQWLARRVSPATLDTAAGAMLLGISVWLLWDVAHL is encoded by the coding sequence GTGTCTATTTCCAGCCCTGCTCCCCAGCCCACCGCCACCAAGCCCGCTGAAACCATCAGTCGAGCGACCTTCTGGCGTATTTTTAGCTCTACGTTTATCACCATTTTTCTGGCTGAGTTGGGCGACAAAACCCAGGTCACCACCCTGCTGATGAGTGCCCAGTCCCAGGCCCCGCTGGTGGTCTTTATTGGGGCTGGCACAGCCCTGGTCACCACCAGTTTGATTGGCGTGCTGCTGGGTCAGTGGTTGGCCCGCCGCGTGTCCCCCGCCACCCTGGACACCGCCGCCGGCGCCATGCTGCTGGGCATCTCCGTCTGGCTGCTCTGGGATGTCGCCCACCTCTAG
- a CDS encoding tetratricopeptide repeat protein, producing MHIYRTQQPPVCTLPSRSQGEAQLAQSAVPSTAEPLPLACTTADETLGRLAAAAVKRQQYPQALKLLNQLIDRHPDRAMYYSNRGLVYLWLGQPERALLDCDRAIDLGPDLDQAYNNRAMCHAALGDLPAALDDYEQAVDLNPFNSRARINLGATLRQIGAFDLALDCFDEALMFHQLPEFIYAERGRTYHLRGDWNCAIADYRRALAAAQDSGNYPQPLVARVNRWMAELLPQPSLA from the coding sequence ATGCACATCTACCGAACACAGCAACCCCCGGTCTGTACCCTCCCATCCCGATCGCAGGGAGAGGCACAGTTGGCCCAGTCAGCGGTGCCATCCACCGCTGAACCGCTGCCCTTAGCCTGTACCACGGCTGACGAAACCCTCGGTCGCCTGGCGGCAGCGGCAGTGAAGCGACAGCAGTACCCCCAGGCGCTAAAGTTGCTCAACCAGCTAATCGATCGCCATCCCGATCGCGCTATGTACTACAGCAATCGTGGCCTGGTATACCTGTGGCTGGGCCAGCCCGAGCGAGCGCTCCTGGACTGCGATCGCGCCATTGACCTGGGCCCCGACCTGGATCAGGCCTACAACAACCGGGCCATGTGCCACGCCGCCCTGGGCGACCTGCCCGCCGCCCTCGACGACTACGAGCAGGCCGTCGATCTCAACCCCTTTAATAGCCGTGCCCGGATCAATCTGGGAGCAACCCTGCGGCAGATCGGCGCGTTTGACCTGGCCCTCGACTGCTTTGATGAAGCGCTGATGTTCCACCAGTTGCCCGAGTTCATCTACGCTGAGCGGGGCCGCACCTACCATCTGCGCGGTGACTGGAACTGCGCGATCGCCGACTATCGCCGGGCGCTGGCCGCCGCCCAGGACTCCGGCAACTACCCCCAGCCGCTGGTCGCCCGGGTAAACCGCTGGATGGCAGAACTACTGCCCCAGCCCAGCCTGGCCTAG
- a CDS encoding Mo-dependent nitrogenase C-terminal domain-containing protein produces the protein MKRFLSTLSHGFRATGQTLNLDLFRPLRQWVSHLRVETPRRARKVAELIPAQCPFERDIVLCGRSVAHIPPLCKLNPLYDELVELRFRALCYLADECGEDISAYI, from the coding sequence ATGAAACGTTTTCTGTCTACCCTGAGCCACGGTTTTCGCGCTACAGGCCAAACGCTCAACCTAGACCTGTTCCGCCCGCTGCGCCAGTGGGTCAGTCACCTTCGGGTGGAGACACCCCGTCGAGCCCGCAAGGTAGCCGAACTCATCCCGGCCCAGTGCCCCTTTGAGCGCGACATAGTGCTGTGCGGGCGCTCCGTTGCCCACATTCCGCCCCTGTGCAAGCTCAACCCCCTCTACGACGAGTTGGTCGAACTGCGGTTTCGGGCCCTGTGCTACCTGGCCGACGAGTGCGGCGAAGACATTTCGGCCTATATCTAG
- the ispD gene encoding 2-C-methyl-D-erythritol 4-phosphate cytidylyltransferase, with protein MTPVHLLIPAAGSGRRMGADRNKVLLDLLGQPIIAWTLQAADQAKAVVWIGLIGQPGDRPHLATVAEALQLSKPIHLVTGGDTRQQSVYNGLQSLPPEATRVLIHDGARCLATPDLFNRCAAALGTCPGLVVAVPVKDTIKVVDADQRIEATPDRQRLWAAQTPQGFDVALLKRCHRQGLEQGWNVTDDAALFEKSGLPVQVVLGEETNLKVTTPVDLAIAEFILKQRLS; from the coding sequence ATGACCCCTGTCCACCTGCTCATCCCCGCCGCTGGCAGCGGTCGCCGTATGGGGGCCGATCGCAACAAGGTCCTGCTCGATCTGCTGGGACAACCGATTATCGCCTGGACCCTCCAGGCCGCCGACCAGGCCAAGGCTGTGGTTTGGATCGGGCTGATCGGCCAGCCGGGCGATCGCCCCCACCTGGCCACCGTGGCTGAGGCACTGCAACTGAGTAAGCCCATCCACCTGGTGACGGGCGGCGACACTCGGCAGCAGTCGGTCTACAACGGCCTGCAAAGCCTGCCCCCGGAGGCGACTCGGGTGCTGATCCACGATGGGGCCCGCTGCCTGGCCACCCCAGACCTGTTCAACCGTTGCGCGGCCGCCCTGGGCACCTGTCCGGGGCTGGTGGTAGCGGTGCCCGTCAAAGATACGATCAAAGTGGTCGATGCCGACCAGCGGATCGAGGCCACCCCCGATCGCCAGCGCCTGTGGGCCGCCCAAACCCCCCAGGGGTTTGATGTGGCCCTGCTCAAGCGGTGCCACCGCCAGGGCCTGGAGCAGGGCTGGAACGTCACCGACGATGCGGCCCTGTTCGAAAAGAGCGGCCTACCGGTGCAGGTGGTGCTGGGGGAGGAAACCAACCTGAAGGTGACCACGCCCGTGGACCTGGCGATCGCAGAATTTATACTAAAACAGCGCCTGAGCTAA
- a CDS encoding glutaminase has product MAQVQTFLEQLYHEFKGITDGKLASYIPELARADPGWFGISIVTLDGRSFEVGDVAQKFTIQSISKVFVYGMALEDYGREKLLRKVGVEPTGDPSDIPQVDRS; this is encoded by the coding sequence ATGGCCCAGGTGCAAACGTTTTTAGAGCAGCTCTACCACGAGTTCAAGGGAATCACTGACGGTAAGCTAGCGTCCTACATCCCTGAACTGGCGCGGGCAGATCCCGGCTGGTTTGGGATTAGTATCGTTACCCTCGATGGCCGCAGCTTTGAGGTGGGCGATGTGGCGCAAAAATTCACCATCCAGTCGATTTCTAAGGTGTTTGTCTACGGCATGGCCCTGGAGGACTATGGCCGCGAAAAACTGCTGAGAAAGGTGGGGGTAGAGCCGACGGGCGACCCGTCCGACATTCCGCAGGTTGACAGGAGTTAA
- a CDS encoding AAA family ATPase → MIPKHISLKNFLSYREASLDFSGLHVVCVAGPNGAGKSSLLEAIAWALWGQSRAAADDDIIHQGALEASVSFQFQQGDHTYRVIRSRHRSQGTSLEFQVYTEAGWRVLTQRGVRATQALLCRHLRLDLACTVVNYPLPVVRNVLIPESLPALVLGLTLMVISLIGNSAMAGVVGGGGLGDLAIRYGFQRFDTRVMLFTVVISRVCMSAGSLSS, encoded by the coding sequence ATGATTCCCAAGCACATTTCCCTCAAAAACTTTCTCAGCTACCGCGAGGCCAGTCTCGACTTTAGCGGCCTGCACGTGGTCTGCGTGGCGGGGCCAAACGGTGCGGGCAAGTCGTCGCTGCTAGAGGCGATCGCCTGGGCGCTGTGGGGCCAGAGCCGGGCCGCAGCCGATGACGACATCATTCACCAGGGCGCGCTGGAGGCCAGCGTCAGTTTTCAGTTTCAGCAGGGCGATCACACCTACCGGGTGATTCGCAGTCGCCACCGCAGCCAGGGCACCAGTCTGGAGTTTCAGGTCTACACCGAGGCGGGCTGGCGGGTGCTGACCCAGCGGGGCGTGCGCGCCACCCAGGCCCTCCTCTGCCGCCACCTCAGGCTCGATTTGGCGTGTACGGTGGTCAACTACCCACTGCCAGTCGTCCGCAATGTGCTGATTCCAGAGTCGCTGCCCGCCCTGGTGCTGGGCCTCACCCTGATGGTGATCAGCCTGATTGGCAACTCAGCCATGGCGGGGGTAGTCGGCGGCGGCGGGCTGGGCGATCTGGCCATTCGCTACGGCTTTCAGCGCTTTGATACGCGGGTGATGCTGTTCACCGTGGTGATTTCTAGAGTCTGCATGTCAGCCGGATCGCTCTCCTCGTAG